In Chelonia mydas isolate rCheMyd1 chromosome 7, rCheMyd1.pri.v2, whole genome shotgun sequence, the sequence ggtcatctagtccaaccccctgctcaaagcaggaccaatccccaatcaaatcatcccagccagggatgtcaagcctgaccttaaaaacgtctaaggaaggagattctaccacctccctaggtaaggcattccagtgtttcaccaccctcctagtgaaaaagtttttcctaatatccaacctaaacctcccccactgcaacttgagaccattactccttgtcctgtcctcttctaccactgagaatagtctagaaccatcctctttggaaccacctctcaggtagttgaaagcagctatcaaatcccccctcattcttctcttctgcagactaaacaatcccagttccctcagcctctcctcataagtcatgtgttccagacccctaatcatttttgttgcccttcgctggcaacaaaatttatccacatccttcttgtagtgtggggcccaaaactggacacagtactccagatgaggcctcaccaatgtcgaatagaggggaacgatcacgtccctctatctgctcgctatgcccctacttatacatcccaaaataccattggccttcttggcaacaagggcacactgctgactcatatccagcttctcgtccgctgtcacccctaggtccttttccgcagaactgctgccgagccattcggtccctagcctgtagctgtgcattgggttcttccgtcctaagtgcaggaccctgcacctatccttattgaacctcatcctGGGACAGAGTGGGTTTTGCAACAGCACTAGATGCTGAGAGGCTGTGTGACCTGGTTGAAGGTCCCCGGTATGAAGCCATttgccctgcctatggcccagatccctgtgcagataAAGGAGGGACCAGGCTGTCTGGTAATTGGAGTTTTCCAAGATATCAGCCGTGACCTCCTGTTGGGGgatgactgtgtctctttgggacaggatccaagTCCTGCTCCTGTAACAGCAAaggatttgaatttgaatccagggaacaaATTGGCTGAGACTGAAGTGGTCAACGAAATTGaaaatgacctggctggcagaggggaggagctGCTAAGCTTGgaatacctgcctgcctgtaaccagagcccTGGAGCTGAGTGGGACAGAGAGATACTCCCCACCTCCCTGCACATGGGGGAGGTGGCTCACACTGGCTCTGATACTGTAAGTAAAGCAgtgggctccctgcctgccctcactGGGACAGCAGGGGCAAAGCTGAGTCCAGGGGGAtcagagaccccagctgagtgttGGGAACCACAGCCAGGGTGGGACAGCTGCCTACAAGGGCTGCCTTGTCCAGAGGTGAAAATGGCCTGGGACAAGGGTAAAGCAGCCTTGGGACACCTGCCTGTTATGGAGGATCCTTTTCAGAGGGTGGCCCTGGACTTGGTGAGGGACGAATGGGAGGGGAGGCCTCCCCCAATGAAGAATCAGTGGTGTACTATGTACTGACTTTCCAGGAAAAGCTCCCTGAGCTCATAGATCTAGCCAGGGAGAACCTGGCCAGGGCCCAAGGGAGACAGAAGGTCTGGTACGACTGCTCAGCCGATGGCACCAGGGACCAGGTGAGGGTTCTCATCCTCGTGAAGACGAATAAGCTGCAAGGTGCCTGGGACGGgcccttcaaggtcatccagcagctGAATGAGGAGAACGATGTGGTGGAACTGCCTAACTGGGCTCACAGCCACCGAGGGACCAGATCAACATGATGGAGCTGTACTGTGACAGGGAGAGGCTGGTAATGGCGGGGTGTGGCCAGTAGGATAAGGGGGAACATTCCCCTGGTGGGTTTCTTCCCTGAGACCAGAGTCTGCCCATTGCTGGAATCAGCTCCCCTCTCTGACCAGCTAAGCCTTGCCCAGTGGGTAGAGATCAGAGCGATGCTGCATTTGTACCAACAGCTGTTTATCAACCGGTCTGGACTCACTAACTGAGCTGTACACTGGGTGGAGACAGGAGTGTAATGGGGGGAACAGCACAGGCCCTGTAGTGAGAGGTCAGAGACATGCTGACTTTAGGGGTGGTCCAGCCATCCACCAGCCCTGGGGGGGCCTATCccgtggtgctggtccccagGAAAGATGGGTCGATCCGAGTCTGTGGGGCCTATCGGAAGCCAATGCCATCACCGTGTCTGGTGCCTGCCCATACTTAGGCTTGATGAGATCGTAGACAAGTTGGCGAGGACTCGGTACCCCATGACCAGGGATTTCACCAAAGGCTACTGGCAGTTTCCTTACTACAAGTGGATTAGCCTTTAAATCGGCCTTTGgggtggacacaattcgacggtattggcctctgggagctatcccagagtgctccattgtgaccactctggacagcactctcaactcagatgcactggccaggtagacaggaaaagaactgcaaacttttgaatcttgtttcctgtttggccagcgtggcaagctgcaggtgaccatgcagagctcatcagcagaggtgaccatgatggagtcccagaatcgcaaaagagctccagcatggaccgaacgggaggtacgggatctgatcgctgtatggggagaggaatccgtgctatcagaactccgttccagttttcgaaatgccaaaacctttgtcaaaatctcccagggcatgaaggacagaggccataaaagggatccgaagcagtgccgcgtgaaacttaacgAGCTGAGGCAAGCccaccagaaaaccaaagaggcgaacggccgctacgggtcagagccccaaacatgccgcttctatgatgagctgcatgccattttagggggttcagccaccactaccccagccgtgttgtttgactccttcaacggagatggaggcaacacggaagcaggttttggggacgaagaagatgatggtgatgatgaggttgtagatagctcacagcaagcaagcagagaaaccgcttttcccgacagccaggaactgtttctcaccctagacctggagccagtaccccccgaacccacccaaggctgcctcctggacccggcaggtggagaagggacctccggtgagtgtaccttttaaaatactatacatggtttaaaagcaagcacgtgaaaggattaatttgccctggcattcgcagctctcctggatgtactcccaaagcctttgcaaaaggtttctggggagggcagccttattgcgtccttcattgtaggacactttaccactccaggccagtaacacgtacttgggaattattgtacaacaaagcattgcagtgtatgtttgctggcattcaaacaacatccgttctttatctctctgtgttatcctcaggagagtgagatatcattcatggtcacctggttgaaatagggtgtttttcttcaggggacactcagaggagcccgttcctgctgggctgtttgcctgtagctgaacagaaatgttccccgctgttgggagcggggagggaggaggcaaaatgcgaccttgtaacgaaagcacatgtgctatgtatgtaatgttaacagcaaggtttaccctgaaagagtgtagccactgttttataaaatgtgtctttttaaataccgctgtccctttttttttctccaccagctgcatgtgtttcaatgatcacaggatcttctccttcccagaggctagcgaagattagaaagaaaaaaaaacacactcgtgataaaatgttctctgagctcatgctgtcctcccacactgacagagcacagaggaatgcatggaggcaaataatgtcagagtgcaggaaagcacaaaatgaccgggaggagaggtggcgggctgaagagagtaagtggcgggctgaagacagggctgaagctcaaatgtggcggcagcgtaatgagaggaggcaggattcaatgctgaggctgctgcaggatcaaaccagtatgctccagtgtatggttgagcttcagcaaaggcagctggagcacagactgccactgcagcccctgtgtaaccagccgccttcctccccaagttccatagcctccacacccagacgcccaagaacgcggggggggggggggggggcctccggccaaccagtcactctgccacagaggattgcccaaaaaaaagaaggctggcattcaataaattttaaagttgtaaacttttaaagtgctgggtggcattttccttccctcctccaccacccctcctgggctaccttggtcgtcatcctcctatttgtgtgatgaatgaataaagaatgcatgaatgtgaagcaacaatgactatattgcctctgcaagcggtgatcgaagggaggaggggagggtgattagcttacagggaagtagagtgaaccaaggggcgggggggggggggggggttcatcaaggagaaacaaacagaactttcacactgtagtctggccagtcatgaaactggtcttcaaagcttctctgatgcataccacgccctcctgtgctcttctaaccgccctggtgtctggctgcgcgtaaccagcagccaggcgatttgcctcaacctcccaccccgccataaacgtctcccccttactctcacagatattgtggagcacacagcaagcagtaataacagtgggaatattggtttcgctgaggtctaagcgagtcagtaaactgcgccagcttgcctttaaatgtccaaatgcacatcctaccaccattctgcacttgctcagcctgtagttgaacagctcctgactactgtccaggctgcctgtgtacgggtTCATGAActatggcattaaggggtaggctgggtccccaaggataactctaggcatttcaacatccccaaaggttattttctcgTCTGGGAATAAaggcccttcctgcagcttttgaaacagaccagagttcctgaagatgcgaacatatgtacctttcccggccatcccacgttgatgttggtgaaacgtcccttgtgatccaccagagcttgcagcactattgaaaagtatcccttgcagtttatgtacttgcaggcttggtgctccggtgccaagatagggatatgggttccgtctatggccccaccacagttagggaatcccattgcagcaaagccatccactatgacctgcacatttcccagggtcactacccttgatatcagcagatctttgattgtgtgggctacttgcatcacagcagcccccacagtagatttgcccactccaaattgattcccaactgaccgttagctgtctggcgttgcaagcttccacaaggcTATCGCCACTCTCTTCTCatctgtgagggctgctctcatcttggtattcacgtgcttcagggcaggggaaagtaagtcacaaagttccatgaaagtgcccttacgcatgcgaaagtttcgcagccactgggaatcgtcccagacctgcaacactatgcggtcccaccagtctgtgcttgtttcccgaggccagaatcggtgttccacagcatgaacctgccccattagcaccatgatgcatgcattgtcagggcccatgctttcagagaaatctgtgtccatgtcctgatcactcacgcgaccgtGCTGACGTTGCCTaacccggtatcgctctgccaggttctggtgatgcatatactgctggataatgcgtgtggtgtttaatgtgctcctaattgccaaagtgagctgagcggcctccatgcttgctttggtatggcgtccgcacagaaaaaaggcgcagaacgattgtctgccgttgctctgacggagggaggggcgactgacgacacggcttacagggttggcttcagggagctaaaatcaacaaagggggtggctttccattaaggagtatttcaggcaggacttcacggagggttccaataagaaatggtgcacctaagttattgttcttattggaacaaggaggttagtctggcctctgattgatacatggctagatttacctcgctgcaccttctctgtgagtgactacagtgtgacctagaggaatgagtcccctagacggggggaagcaaatgagtacaaaacaaatctggtctatttcttgttttgatacattccatctatcttttacatctttgactggcagcagacagtgcagaaggactgcatgccatccacatctcagggctgctcggcagaagatggtacaatacgactgctagccatcctcatctcttgcctgcctggcagaagatggtacaatacgactgctagcaatccatatcgcctgcctgctcaccgtaagatggttcaataggactgactgcaggactaaagagaatgacttgatcaagtcactccaaatttagtccctgcgcccatgtctggccagaagcacctcggacatgacgatgatgggtaccagtcctattgcaccctctgctgccacaaggcaatgggttgctgctgctgtgtagcaatgcagtaccacgtctgccagcacccaggagacatatggtgacagtgagctgagcaggctccgtgcttgctgtggtatggcgtctgcacaggtaactcaggaaaaaaggcgcaaaacgattgtctgcccttgctttcatggagggagggagggaacgggggcctgacgatatgtacccagaaccacccgtgacaatgttttagccccatcaggcattgggctctcaacccagaattccaatgggcagcggagactgcgggaactgtgggatagctaccctcagtgcaacgctccggaagtcgactctagcctcggtactgtggaagcactcggCCGAGTTAAtgtacttaatgcacttagagcattttctgtggggggggacacactcgaatatataaaaccaatttctaaaaaaccgacttctataaattcgacctaattttgtagtgtagacataccctaaccgTGTAAATCACCAAACAGGAGAGGGACATTAACTAGTGTAAAGTGTGATCTCCATCAACACCAGCTGGACAAAACACTTGGGTgggctctccccccaccaccctgaaGATGAGTCTTGCAAGTAAATTCCTCCCagcagctgagtttgcagctcaaagcagaaatgggaaagggaataaaaaacccctaacaaggaggaactgtatctTTTATACTGCCTGGACtgagtgcggggggcggggcaaggattACTACTCATAAGCAAAAGATttccagtgcttagcctgggttagtccTAAAGGACATAGAGGGTGAGTcaacactggaataaaagacctctGGCATAGCTGCGGcttgcccaggtcagctgacttgggcttgtgggtcTGTTTGTGAGGCtaaacactgcagtgtagacctttaagcttgggctggagccagggctctgggtaCCTCCCCCCTCGCAGGACCCTAGACCTTGGGCCCCAGCCTGACCCCAAACGCCTACACAGCACTATAACCCAACCCTTATGAGCCCAAGCCTGTTgacccaggccaggccaggccagctgctgtgtagatacaGCCTCAGAAGcgtctataataagcaagctctattactttttgaaatgtaagactggcactcacgtgtgtgtgtgtgtgtgtgtacatttacctgctttaaccttgttaaaaaaaaccttgtTTCCTTTACCTATTAAATAGTtcattataggattggctacaagtgttgtctttggggtgaaatctaaagtgcaattggcctgatcctttgggactggcacTAATCTGCATATTGCTGTGAACCTTGGGACTCAAGATCAGTGAGGATAAAACCAAATATATGGGTGTGAGCTGAGGAGAAGATCTTAGACATGCTTACCTAGCAATCAATTACCACGGACATCATGCACACATATCACTCATACAAATATTAGACAATTCCCCCTTCATCACAagcaccagccccctccccccattcataCTGTTTCACCTGTGTAGAAAAAACACTGTTCAATGGATTGGGCCAGTAGCTGAGAACCATTCAAAAAGCTGAAGCTCCAAGACTGCCTGCCATCTTGATGgctcttagggcatggctacacttgcagatgtagagtgctctgagttaaaccagccctcggagagcacACTctggaaagcgctgcagtctgtccacactgacagcttcaagcgcattggcatggccacatttgtggcacttgcagcagcattgggagcggtgcattatgggtgcatgcagcatgcaagtggctgcaatgtgcttttcaaatgaggaggatggagtgtgacagggagtgtgttgtgtgtttggggggaagagagagtgggttttgggggactgagagcatgtcagcgtgctgtcttgtaagttcagacagcagcagaccccccctcccccaccctgcctctctctctcacacagcattccacactaatggcttgctttgtctcggagcagagaagcagcctgctgtcagaaacagagctttcaaagggcatatccgcactcctgcagcgattcaaaaaacaatgacaagagtggccacttgacttaagggcattatgggacatttccggaggctgatcagagtggagtaaagcaacacctcattcacactggcgcCACAAACGTTATTgcactcgctgaggtggagtaccagcagcactgtagctatgGAGTCAGAGCACTCAACGTGCCTTGCCAccgtggacaggtagtgagctagtgcacctggggctcctttattatgctgtaactcgcaagtgtagccaagcccttagtgttaTTTCTTCAATGAGGTTCACAGGCGTCGTCAGCAGGACAGCTGTCTCAATGTAGTACAATAGTGTTGTCTTTGGGACTGCCCAGCCGGACCCTGTGTCAACACAGAGTACACAGTGCAGTTCATAATACCCTGCTCCTCCCAGTAGCAACCACTTATTTCAGCTCTGGGTCTTTGTCACCTGGAGCTTGGATCCTGCCACAAACTCTGGCTGGGGTCACCTTTGCAGAacatctagagtgcagtggtccACTCTTTCCATGGAAGCAGACTAATACACTTTGGCTCTGGGGCCTGCGGTGCCTTCTAATTTGTACAGTGCTGATGGCATGGGGATGGGCTGTCTCATGCCAGTTCCTGTGGGTGGGTCAGAGGGCAGGTCCCTAGGGAGGGGGTGATTCCCAGCAGTTCCTGAGAGGTGGGTCCCAGAGAGGCAGAGTCAGCAGGGTGGGATCAGAGGGTGGGTCCTATGGGGGGGGTCAAGAAGGAAGGGGTCAGAGGACAGGTCCTATGGAGGGGTCAGAAAGGGTCAGAGGCCAGGTCCCATGGGGAGTCAGAGGGAAGGGGTTAGAGGCTAGGTCCCATGGGGGATCAAAGAAAAGGGGTCAGAGGGCAGGTTCCATGAGGGTCAGCGGGCAGGTCCCATTGGGAGGGTCAGACAGCAGGTCCTATGAGGTGGTCAGAGGGCAAATCCCATTAGGGTGGGGTCAGAGGGCCGATCCCAGGGGGGTCAGAGGGAAGGGGTCAGAGGATGGGTCCCATGGGGGGGGTCAGGAAGGGGTTAGAGGGTGGGCCCCATGGGAGGTCagagggagggggtcagaggcCAGGTCCCATGGGGGGGTCATAGGGCAGGTCCCATGGGGGAGTCAGAGGAAGAGGATGGGCCTGATGGGGAGGGTCAGAGGAAAGGGGTCAGATGCCAGGTCCCAAGGGGGGTCAAAGGGAAAGGGTCAGAGGGCAGGTCCCATGGGGGGGGGTCAAAGGCCAGGTCCCATGGAGGGTTAGAGGCCAGATCTCACTGGGGGAGTCAGAGGAAAGGACTCAGAAGGCCTGTCGGGGGGTCAGAGGGCGGGGGTCAGAGGGCAGGTCCATGAGGGGTCAGAGGGAAAGGGTCAGAGGCCAGGTCCCATTCAAGGGGTCAGAGGGAAGGggtcagaggccagggacacccatTGGGacggtgtcacggagtgtggtggagtcagggccctgcaccccctactTCCTCCAATttaccgtgactctcagccagcctgtaaaacaaacaggaacacagtctaaaacagagcttgtaggtacagaaaacaggaccgcTCAGTCAGGTCCctcgtggggggtggggagcccagacccaggttctgggcctccccccatctccccaaaaCTGACACCCCTTCCTGATGTGTCACCCAgccacacccccggcccctcctgcagcctttgtccagtttactgggcagaaggtgtcacctggcatcaaccccctcctgggctcaggttatgAAGGTCAGCCGCCATCGTTTACGCGCTGGTTGTCAAGTATCATccctcagtgaagtcacacccttaCTTCCCATCACCATCTAGTATTGGTGCAGTACCCCAAGGAAACGGAGGCACGCCCCGTGTTAGCAGAAGACAGTaaactagtaaaactcccatgcaaCATTACCAGGTTAATACTCCCTActctgtcacatctctccccacttcgagactgaactgagtggggtcactcTAACCAGTTACCTGGTGAAGTTCAGGTCCCCCTCTCCAGAACAATGCATCAGCTATCAGATTGGCACTCCCCTTCGCATGGACCATATGGTAATCCtggaggagcaggctccacctcaggagcttggcattggctTCTTTCATCCGGTGTAGCCAGGTCAGGGAAGAGTGGTCAGTGTACACAGTGACATGTCGCCCAAATAGATATGGTTGTAGTTTCTTAAGGGCCCGTACCATAGCCACGCATTCCTTCTCTATGGCCATGTAGTTTTGCTCCAGAAGTAACAATttcttgctcaggtacatgaTGGGATGTCTCTGCCCTTTTTCATCAACTTTCATTAACAGCGCACCCAGCCCCGGGTCTGAGGtgtcggtgaacaccataaagggcttgtcaaagtctgggtttaccagaactgggccactgaccagagcctccttcagagCACAGAGAGCCTTCTGGCACTGCTCAGTCCAGACCACCTTGACTGGCTttcccttcttgcatagctcagtgatgggggcggCTATGGAACTAAAGTGTGGCACAAATCTTCAATAAtaccctgccatcccaataaaggcctggacctgctttttggtttggggagGGGGCCAGTCTCTGAGCGCCTCCACCTTGGCTGATTCTGGATTTAGGCAGTCGCTCCCCACCCGAAGATACTTCGGCCATCCCCGTCTTGCACTTCTCAGCTTTTATGGTCAGCACAGCCTTCTGGAGTTGGTCCAGCACTTGTTTAACCTGGCACACATGGtactcccaggtctggctaaagacacagatgtcatcaatgtatgcCACaacaaaactctccatccccctcagtagctgttCCACCAGGCGTTGGAAGGTAGCAGGCATCTCcctgaggccgaaaggcagggtcaggaactcatagagccacAGTGGGGTGATAAAGACCGATTTCAGCCTGGCATCTGCATCCagtggcacttgccagtagccctttgtaagagCCATAGTGGTAAGGTAGCGAGCTCCTTCCAGCTTGTCTAGGAGGttgtcaggcctgggcatggggtaggcatcagacacggtgatggcattaagcttctgctagtccacacagaaccggattgacccatcctttttggggaccaacaccacaggagaggcccaagggctggaagatcgctggatcacccccaaagccagcatgtcactgacctctctttccaggtcctgagcagtttccCCTGTGACTCGGAACGGTGAGCATCTTATAGGAGGATGCGATCCTGTCTCCACcaggtggacagtcagattagtgagtCCAGGCTGATTAGAAAACAGCTGTTGGTTCAAATGCAGCATccctctgatctcagcttgctgggcaggtaTTAGTAGATCAGAGAGGCAATTGTTTCCAGGGAGGAGCCAGCTCCTCtctcagggaatagatctactaaagggtcatctccctgctcctcccaatgccTACACACGGCCAACAGCACATTCCCCCAGTCacaatatggcttcatcatattaaCATGGTAAACTCGGTGGCAGTGTGCCGGTTAGTCAATTCCACCACACAGCTTACCTCAGTTAgttgcttgacaaccttgaaagggccttcccaggtggcttgtagtttgttttttctcatggggatgagaaccatcacctggtcCCCGGTGGTGTAGGCGCGGGCCCAAACCGTGTAGTCATACCAGACCTTCCGCTTCCTCTGGGCTCTAGCCAGATTCTACTTGGCCAAGCCCATGAGCCCAGCAAGTCTTTCTTGGAAGGTCAAGACATACTCCATCACTTTGATTGTCCAACGGGactggccttcccctcccattcatctctcatcaggtccaaGGGTCCCCTTATCCTTCTTCCGTATAGCAGTTTAAAGGGCAAAAacccggtagactcctggggcacttccctgtacgcgaacagcagttGAGGTAAACActggtcccaatcctgcgggtgctggttcataaaggttctcagcatcatctttagagttccattgaacctctccaccagcccattgaaCTGGGGGTGATATGCTGAGGCCCAGATGTGCCGGACCCCACaatatttctcccacaagcaccggagcagggctgaCATGAAATTGGATCcctggtctgtcaagacttccttggggaatcccacttggctgaaaatggtcagcagaGCATCTGCCACTGTGTCTCCTTTGATAGAAGACAAGGCTACTGCCTTGGGGTAACGGAtagcgaaatctaccaccaccagaatgtatttcttccccgaccaggACGTCTTGCTGAGAGACCCCACTATGTCCACAGCCACCTTCtgaaaaggctcctctatgatgggcaaaggtctcaaagccgctttccccttgtcctgaGCCTTCCCACCCTCTGATAgggccgcttctatgatgagctgcatgccattttagggggttcagccaccactaccccagccgtgttgtttgactccttcaacggagatggaggcaacacggaagcaggttttggggacgaagaagatgatggtgatgatgaggttgtagatagctcacagcaagcaagcagagaaaccgcttttcccgacagccaggaactgtttctcaccctagacctggagccagtaccccccgaacccacccaaggctgcctcctggacccggcaggtggagaagggacctccggtgagtgtaccttttaaaatactatacatggtttaaaagcaagcacgtgaaaggattaatttgccctggcattcgcagctctcctggatgtactcccaaagcctttgcaaaaggtttctggggagggcagccttattgcgtccttcattgtaggacactttaccactccaggccagtaacacgtacttgggaattattgtacaacaaagcattgcagtgtatgtttgctggcattcaaacaacatccgttctttatctctctgtgttatcctcaggagagtgagatatcattcatggtcacctggttgaaatagggtgtttttcttcaggggacactcagaggagcccgttcctgctgggctgtttgcctgtagctgaacagaaatgttccccgctgttgggagcggggagggaggaggcaaaatgcgaccttgtaacgaaagcacatgtgctatgtatgtaatgttaacagcaaggtttaccctgaaagagtgtagccactgttttataaaatgtgtctttttaaataccgctgtcccttttttttttctccaccagctgcatgtgtt encodes:
- the LOC122466557 gene encoding uncharacterized protein LOC122466557, with amino-acid sequence MLRGCVTWLKVPGMKPFALPMAQIPVQIKEGPGCLVIGVFQDISRDLLLGDDCVSLGQDPSPAPVTAKDLNLNPGNKLAETEVVNEIENDLAGRGEELLSLEYLPACNQSPGAEWDREILPTSLHMGEVAHTGSDTEKLPELIDLARENLARAQGRQKVWYDCSADGTRDQVRVLILVKTNKLQGAWDGPFKVIQQLNEENDVVELPNWAHSHRGTRST